One Gadus morhua chromosome 23, gadMor3.0, whole genome shotgun sequence DNA segment encodes these proteins:
- the gtf3ab gene encoding general transcription factor IIIA, b yields the protein MGERIHIKKSFICSFHDCSASFSKSWKLEAHNCKHTGLKPFSCDDCDKNFCTRYQLTRHQLNHSGDRPHKCQADGCGEAFVSQSSMKNHMDKSHHNEGKPFKCNHQGCGKDFSKRYQLKAHVYEHTKVLPFHCTVTGCTREFPSRGSLDHHKKVHQGYPCEEDGCPFQGKTWSAYQTHKKEHRVKLPCDKCKKQFNNGRFLLLHKRHVHLGVKKELACPHKCGKSFTRQFHLESHVLLEHEGVRAFGCAFPGCGKRFAMKESLWRHGVVHDPKRKTNLRPKTPQPGGDTAPLKAKPTSAEGCMLAAKLERTKMADS from the exons ATGGGGGAAAGGATACAtattaaaaaaagctttatttgcTCATTTCATGACTGCAGTGCCTCTTTCAGTAAGTCATGGAAGTTAGAGGCTCATAATTGCAAACACACAGGATTG aAACCATTTTCATGTGACGATTGTGACAAGAACTTCTGCACACGCTACCAACTGACCAGACACCAGCTCAACCACAGTGGGGACAGACCGCACAA GTGCCAGGCTGATGGCTGTGGTGAGGCGTTTGTCAGCCAATCAAGTATGAAAAACCACATGGATAAAAGCCACCATAACGAGGGAAAACCCTTCAAG TGTAACCATCAGGGCTGTGGAAAGGACTTCAGCAAGAGGTATCAACTGAAGGCCCATGTGTATGAGCACACCAAGGTCCTGCCCTTCCA TTGTACCGTCACTGGATGTACAAGGGAGTTCCCTTCTCGTGGGTCACTTGATCATCACAAGAAGGTCCATCAAG GTTACCCCTGTGAAGAAGACGGCTGTCCCTTCCAGGGCAAGACCTGGTCCGCGTACCAGACCCACAAGAAGGAGCACAGAG TCAAGCTGCCTTGCGACAAGTGCAAGAAGCAATTCAACAACGGCCGCTTCCTGCTTCTGCACAAGCGCCATGTCCACCTGGGGGTGAAGAAAGAGCTGGCCTGCCCCCACAAGTGTGGCAAGAGCTTCACACGGCAGTTCCACCTGGAGAGCCACGTCCTGTTGGAGCACGAGGGCGTGCGGGCCTTCGGCTGCGCCTTCCCTGGCTGTGGGAAGCGCTTCGCCATGAAG GAAAGTCTTTGGCGACACGGAGTGGTGCACGACCCTAAAAGGAAGACG AACCTGCGGCCCAAGACCCCCCAGCCTGGGGGAGACACGGCGCCGCTGAAGGCTAAACCCACCTCGGCAGAGGGCTGCATGCTGGCCGCTAAGCTGGAGCGCACCAAGATGGCCGACTCCTGA
- the rpl21 gene encoding large ribosomal subunit protein eL21 has translation MTNTRGKRRGTRYMFSRQFRKHGPIPLSTYMRIYKKGDIVDIKGTGTIQKGMPHKCYHGKTGRIYNVTQHAVGVIVNKQIKGKILAKKINVRIEHVKHSKSRDSFLQRVKANEKKKIDAKEKGTWVELKRQPATPREAHFVSTKNNSPVLLEPIPYEFMA, from the exons ATGACGAACACCAGAGGCAAGAGGAGGGGAACGCGGTATATGTTCAGCCGGCAATTCCGCAAACATG GACCCATTCCTCTATCCACCTACATGCGCATCTACAAGAAGGGAGACATTGTTGATATCAAG GGCACAGGTACCATTCAGAAAGGAATGCCTCATAAGTGCTACCACGGTAAGACTGGTAGAATCTACAATGTAACCCAACATGCTGTCGGCGTCATCGTCAACAAGCAGATCAA GGGTAAGATCCTGGCCAAGAAGATCAACGTGCGCATTGAGCACGTGAAGCACTCTAAGAGCAGGGACAGCTTCCTGCAGCGCGTCAAGGCCAACGAGAAGAAGAAGATTGATGCCAAGGAGAAGGGCACCTGGGTGGAACTCAAACGTCAG CCTGCCACGCCCCGTGAGGCTCACTTCGTCAGCACCAAGAACAACTCTCCTGTGCTGCTGGAGCCCATCCCCTACGAGTTCATGGCATAA